A window of the Hypomesus transpacificus isolate Combined female chromosome 10, fHypTra1, whole genome shotgun sequence genome harbors these coding sequences:
- the eif4e2 gene encoding eukaryotic translation initiation factor 4E type 2 — MNNKFDALKDDDSGDHDQEHGSPKDCEKERHEEEERDQNPAKKKIAVPGAGEHPLQYNYAFWYSRRTPGRPSSTQSYEQNIKQIGSFASVEQFWRFYSHMVRPGDLTGHSDFHLFKEGIKPMWEDDANKMGGKWIIRLRKGLASRCWENLILALLGEQFMVGEEICGAVVSVRFQEDIISIWNKTASDQATTARIRDTLRRVLNLPPNTIMEYKTHTDSIKAWEDFHGLVNASGGR, encoded by the exons ATGAACAACAAATTTGACGC TCTAAAAGATGACGATAGTGGGGACCACGATCAGGAACACGGCTCACCGAAAGACTGTGAGAAGGAAagacatgaggaggaggagagggaccagAACCCTGCCAaaaagaag ATAGCGGTACCGGGAGCAGGAGAGCATCCTCTCCAGTACAACTACGCCTTCTGGTACTCCAGACGCACGCCAGGCCGGCCCAGCAGCACCCAGAGCTACGAACAGAACATCAAGCAGATCGGCAGCTTTGCCTCG GTGGAACAGTTCTGGCGCTTCTACAGTCACATGGTCCGTCCTGGAGACTTGACTGGTCACAGTGACTTCCACCTCTTCAAAGAAGGCATCAAACCCATGTGGGAG GACGATGCCAATAAGATGGGGGGGAAGTGGATTATCCGGCTGAGGAAGGGGCTGGCCTCGCGCTGCTGGGAGAACCTCATCCTGGCCCTGCTGGGGGAGCAGTTCATGGTGGGAGAGGAGATCTGTGGAGCCGTGGTGTCGGTGCGCTTCCAG GAAGACATCATTTCCATCTGGAACAAGACGGCCAGTGACCAGGCCACCACTGCCCGCATTCGAGACACTCTGCGCAGGGTGCTCAATCTTCCCCCCAACACCATCATGGagtacaagacacacacagacagcatcaA GGCCTGGGAGGACTTCCATGGGCTGGTGAACGCTAGCGGTGGTCGCTAG